One Halobacterium zhouii genomic region harbors:
- a CDS encoding isopentenyl phosphate kinase, giving the protein MTTVLKLGGSVVTEKDEPETVADERLANLADAIGDAVAADGASDSTVDDLVVVHGGGSFGHPNAAEHGVSSTEGTQDPTAVREIAGAMERLNDAVVSALAGADVPAVPVHPFSAGHRDRDGDLTFPTGQIATMLAEGFVPVLHGDVLAHAGAGATIVSGDELVVRLAGDLAADRVGLCSTVPGVLDENDDVIPEIAAYEDVASVLGGSDATDVTGGMAAKVRALLALDAPAHVFGPDALTAFLAGEPAGTRIEN; this is encoded by the coding sequence ATGACGACCGTCCTGAAACTCGGCGGGAGCGTCGTCACGGAGAAAGACGAACCGGAGACAGTGGCCGACGAACGCCTCGCGAACCTCGCAGATGCTATCGGAGACGCCGTCGCAGCCGATGGCGCCAGTGACTCCACGGTCGACGACCTCGTGGTCGTCCACGGTGGCGGGAGCTTCGGTCACCCGAACGCCGCCGAGCACGGCGTCTCCAGCACCGAGGGAACCCAGGACCCGACAGCGGTCCGCGAGATCGCGGGCGCGATGGAGCGACTGAACGACGCCGTCGTCAGTGCGCTCGCGGGCGCTGACGTTCCGGCAGTGCCCGTCCATCCGTTCTCCGCGGGCCACCGGGACCGCGACGGAGACCTCACCTTCCCCACGGGCCAGATAGCGACGATGCTGGCGGAGGGGTTCGTTCCCGTCCTCCATGGCGACGTGCTGGCCCACGCCGGGGCCGGCGCGACCATCGTGAGCGGCGACGAACTCGTCGTTCGGCTCGCGGGTGACCTCGCCGCCGACAGGGTCGGCCTCTGCTCGACGGTCCCCGGCGTCCTCGACGAGAACGACGACGTGATCCCCGAGATAGCCGCCTATGAGGACGTCGCGTCGGTGCTCGGCGGGAGCGACGCGACCGACGTCACGGGCGGAATGGCGGCGAAAGTGCGTGCGCTCCTCGCCCTCGACGCGCCAGCGCACGTCTTCGGCCCGGACGCGCTCACGGCGTTCCTCGCCGGCGAACCCGCCGGTACGCGCATCGAGAACTGA